The region ATTATACCTAGTTTTGATGCGCCGTAAACTAAAGTTATTTGTTGTTCTGCTAAAGTGTTTCCAAGCTGATAAGCTTCTGAAATAATTTTTGAATCGGAGCCAAGACTTGACCCACAAAATACAGCTATAGATTTCATAGTATTTTTATGCCTTTAATCATTCTATTTCTTTTAAACATATCTTGACGCAATTCTACATGCGCGAATTTATATTGTTTCAATAAATCAACCATTTCATCACCTAAAAATTCATTTATTTCAAAAAACAATACTCCGTTATTTACCAAATGTGTTTGCGCCAACTTAGTGATGGCTTTATAAAATTTGAGTGGATCATGGTCGTCTACAAATAAAGCCAAATGCGGTTCATGCTTTAAAACATTAGATTTCATTTGAAGTTTTTCTAACTCACGAACATATGGCGGATTTGAAACAATAACATCAAAAGGCAACTTAAAATTAGCATTCTCATACGTGTCTACAGTTAAAATATCGGCATATACAAAGTTAACCTTCACTTTATTTAATACTGCATTTTGCTTCGCCACCTCAAGAGCATCTTCACTAACATCTACAGCAAATACTTCTGCATGTTCAAAACGTTTTGCTAAAGAAATAGCAATACAGCCACTACCTGTACCAATATCTAAAATTCGTATTGGTTTTTTAATTTTATGTAAATCAGATTCAATAATCCACGCCACTAACTCTTCCGTTTCGGGCCTCGGAATTAACACCGCATTATTCACTTTAAATTCTAAACCCATAAATTCTGTAGACTTCAATACATACTGAATAGGTTCATGTTTCTTTAAAGACTCTAAGGCATTAAAAACAGGAACAGCCTCTGCTTCTGTAATGCTATAATCTGGTTCAAGTGCTAACGTAATGCGTTTAAAACTGAAATAATACTCGCATATCATATAAAAGAAATGGTCTACTTCTCTCGAGTCATACTCGGCATCTAAAGCCTCATGAAACGTCTGTTTTATTGCTTTTAATTTCATAATTCCTTTATCATCCAAACATCGCAAGAATAATGCCCTGTTG is a window of Formosa sediminum DNA encoding:
- the prmC gene encoding peptide chain release factor N(5)-glutamine methyltransferase, producing the protein MKLKAIKQTFHEALDAEYDSREVDHFFYMICEYYFSFKRITLALEPDYSITEAEAVPVFNALESLKKHEPIQYVLKSTEFMGLEFKVNNAVLIPRPETEELVAWIIESDLHKIKKPIRILDIGTGSGCIAISLAKRFEHAEVFAVDVSEDALEVAKQNAVLNKVKVNFVYADILTVDTYENANFKLPFDVIVSNPPYVRELEKLQMKSNVLKHEPHLALFVDDHDPLKFYKAITKLAQTHLVNNGVLFFEINEFLGDEMVDLLKQYKFAHVELRQDMFKRNRMIKGIKIL